In Malania oleifera isolate guangnan ecotype guangnan chromosome 8, ASM2987363v1, whole genome shotgun sequence, a single window of DNA contains:
- the LOC131161456 gene encoding uncharacterized protein LOC131161456 yields MGQNHMPYWSNIVAFLCLGISVYAFYPQELRLHLLAPSTEIASLRSAVIACLYSIFHRFKWLLLHYDQGRGEVIMELVHIFSESVLVIYFAHIVHSYDVENSSDLRRDMEILVGTAILFIHVVFCLILRLSCCSYELSRRTIEVSIAVSTVSHLCMNHMSML; encoded by the exons ATGGGACAAAATCACATGCCTTATTGGTCAAATATTGTTGCTTTCCTGTGTCTTGGCATTTCTGTATATGCATTCTATCCCCAAGAACTGCGTCTGCACCTTCTGGCTCCCTCAACTGAAATCGCCTCTCTCAGAAGTGCAGTGATCGCCTGTCTTTACAGTATTTTCCATAGGTTCAAATGGCTCTTACTTCATTATGATCA GGGACGGGGTGAGGTTATAATGGAACTTGTTCATATTTTTAGTGAAAGTGTGCTCGTCATCTATTTCGCTCACATAGTGCATTCTTATGATGTGGAAAATTCATCTGATCTCCGTAGAGACATGGAAATTCTTGTGGGAACAGCTATCTTATTCATTCACGTCGTCTTCTGTCTCATTCTGCGCCTTTCCTGCTGCAGTTACGAGTTATCAAGGAGAACGATAGAAGTCTCAATTGCCGTCTCTACAGTATCTCATCTTTGTATGAATCACATGTCAATGCTTTAG